DNA from Sphingomonas sp. R1:
GAGGATCGCGTTGACCGCCTCGAGCGCCAGCTCGGACGCCTTGCGGGTCGCGACCTTCTGCGGATTGGCGAGCAGGCTCTGGACGTGCGGCTGAAGCAGGTTCGGCTGCACATCGCCGCGGCGCTCCCAGCCGAGGCGGTCCGGATGTGCGGCCAGGCGCTCCTTCCACGCAGCGTGCGGCGCGGTGCCGCGGGCGCCGGCGGCAAGCCAGGCGTCGCGGATCTCGCCGGGGATCTCGAACGCCGGATGGTTCCAGCCAAGCGCGGCGCGGGCGGCGGCGACCTCGTCCTTGCCCAGCGGCGAGCCATGGACCTTCGAGGTGCCCTGCTTGTTCGGCGCGCCCTTGCCGATCACGGTGCGGCACTTGACCAGCACCGGCTTGTCGCTGGCGATCGCCTCGTCGAGCGCGCGGGTGATGTCCGCCGCATCATGGCCGTCGCATTCGAGGACGTTCCAGCCGGTCGCGCGGTAGCGGGCGGGGATGTCCTCGACCGACGACAGCGAGACCGGGCCGTCGATCGTGATATTGTTGTCGTCCCACAGCACGATCAGGCGGTTGAGCTTGAGGTGCCCGGCGATGCCGATCGCTTCGTGGTTGATGCCTTCCATCAGGCAGCCGTCACCGGCGATCACCCAGGTGCGGTGATCGACGAGATCGTCGCCGAAGGTCGCGTTCAGATGGCGCTCCGCGATCGCCATGCCCACCGCCATGGCGAGGCCCTGGCCGAGCGGGCCGGTGGTGCACTCGACGCCGGCGAGCTCGAAATTCTCCGGGTGGCCGGCGCAGGGGCTGCCGATCTGGCGGAAGTTCTTGATGTCGTCGAGCGTCGGGCGGGCATAGCCCGTCAGGTGCAGCAGCGAGTAGAGCAGCATCGAGCCGTGGCCGGCCGAGAGCACGAAGCGGTCGCGATCGGGCCAAGTGGGATCGGCCGGGTCGAACTTCAGATAGTTCTGGAAGAGGACGGTCGCGACGTCGGCCATGCCCATCGGCATGCCGGGATGACCCGAATTGGCGGCTTCCACCGCGTCCATGGAAAGCGCGCGGATGGCGTTGGCGCAATCGGCGAAGGATGCTGTCACGTGATATTCCCCGTCTGGTCGCGCACGCCTTTGGAAGCGCCGGGGGCCTACGTCAACCATCGGCCGCGCCCGTTCTTGCGATGCATTATATCTTGTCGGTCTTGTGGCCCCGGCGAACCATGCTATCCGGCGTCCTAATGTCCGACC
Protein-coding regions in this window:
- the tkt gene encoding transketolase, whose amino-acid sequence is MDAVEAANSGHPGMPMGMADVATVLFQNYLKFDPADPTWPDRDRFVLSAGHGSMLLYSLLHLTGYARPTLDDIKNFRQIGSPCAGHPENFELAGVECTTGPLGQGLAMAVGMAIAERHLNATFGDDLVDHRTWVIAGDGCLMEGINHEAIGIAGHLKLNRLIVLWDDNNITIDGPVSLSSVEDIPARYRATGWNVLECDGHDAADITRALDEAIASDKPVLVKCRTVIGKGAPNKQGTSKVHGSPLGKDEVAAARAALGWNHPAFEIPGEIRDAWLAAGARGTAPHAAWKERLAAHPDRLGWERRGDVQPNLLQPHVQSLLANPQKVATRKASELALEAVNAILDETIGGSADLTGSNNTLTKGLQRLDAENYGGRYLNYGIREFGMAAAMNGMALHGGVIPYGGTFLVFADYARAAIRLSALQRARVVYVMTHDSIGLGEDGPTHQPIEHLMSLRVIPNLDVWRPCDVVETAEAWEAALAKTDGPALIALSRQNLPQLRTEAAENRSARGAYALLEAEAPRKVVLLATGSEVEVAVAVREALEAQGIGADVVSVPCFERFDAQDAGYKRDILPADALKVSIEAGTTFGWERYTGTDGLRFGVDGFGASGPYLRLYEHFGLTADAIVPQIIAKLNGEQA